Below is a genomic region from Augochlora pura isolate Apur16 chromosome 2, APUR_v2.2.1, whole genome shotgun sequence.
ACATGAATACCTTTTGCATGTATTTTGTCCATTCCACGACGTTTTTGAGATCCTTTATCCTTTCTAGGAGGATTCTTATTTTGTCGAGGTAGCTTGCACGATGACTCAACGGTGCGGGACGAGTGAATATGATGCTTTATAGTTGATCTTGTCGTACTCGTTTTCCACCTATTTGGATTATTATGCCTTTCTTTATCGTACTCGTCATCGTCGCAGTCCCCCTCATAATTATCTCTATAGTCCACACATGGCACAGGTGTGATCGATTGCGGTTTAGTTTTCTTGGTCACCGGTTTTCTTTGTAGCTTCTCAGACTTTCCGCATGGTTGATCAAAGTTCTGCGACAAAGAAAATCTTAATAGAAACTTTTTCACAATGGAGAaagcttttaataaaaatcaattgtcGTACTTTGCACGGCGGTGGATCATCCTGTACAGAGCTCTCAGTTGTGGTAGAAGACGTCTCCTCTTCAGAAAGTTGAACATTCCTGTGACTGTTATTCGACTCAAATTTCTTGAATGAAACATGACTATTATTGCTATTCCCAACAGAGCTCTGCTTCCTTTTGCTATCCAGTTTACTGTTTCGGATATTGCTCAGCAATCCCGTTGTGTCGACTTGAACCTCATGATCCACCAGTTTCGTTTCCTCCTTTATTATCTGATTAGTCTTCCCTTTCCTAGTAGTCACAGGACTCGATTTCATATACGTGTTCATGCTATACTTTTTCTCTTGCGGTACTTGGATGTCCGGAAACACTGTTTCAGACAGACAATTATCCGTTTGCACTTCCTGCACGTTGTTCTGTTTcctattgtttcttttcttagtCCCGAGCGCAATATTGTTCATCACATTACTACTGTTATCTAAAGACAACTCGTCGCAGCGTTTGAATAACAGCAAGTCCCTCGTCTCGGTGTCCAGTTTGAACCTTCGTTCTTCGTCTGCAGACCAGTCCGGAATCTTTAGCCCTTTCTGCGTATTATCCTTTTCCTTGTACTTTTTCACGTTCATCAGTGCCCAATCTGGATACGTGTCCTCTTTCTTTGTTGCCTTCTGCTTCTCTTCGTTTATCAGCTTCTCTTTTAAAGGTACAATTGGCGTTGAATGCACTGGTATGTGCGATAGTAATCTTAAATCAAAAGGAGGTTGTACTGGACTCTCTCTAGAGAAGTTGGCTAGAGCTCCTCTTAGCACTCGGTCCGCTTCAAGGAACGAAATAGCGAGGATacagattaataaaattgacgaGAGGCTCACAGCTGCCCATTGGACTCCGTATTCCCACGATGGTCTTGTCAATGCGGCCCTACAATCTTCTAAAGAATATGGCGGAAGAGTAGCCAGTAAATTTAGAGTTACCATGCCATTTTCTATGTCGTTGTCCGACCCTAAGCTTGTAGATATTACGAGCTTTCTCTCGATTCGCGACAATGTGAAGTCTGGAGTGAATGCTATTTCTATCTTCTTAGTTGCGTTAGGGTTAAGACTGAATGGCATGCAATTTAGCACTTTGAAGCCATAACCTTCGCAGCGGAGACCATTTATGAAGAAGTCGTATATTTCTATTGGAAGTTCTCCCGTATTTCTGGCCATGAATGATCTTTTAACTGTTAGGTTGGGTACGGGATTCCTTTTAAATCGTTCTCCtgcgattaaaaaaatgaataaaatatcagtaTATGTTACCCCGATTGAGactagaatttgtttaaataatatttttttacaaatgaTCGGAAATGCCTGGAAAACGATGGTTAGTCTTATTGTTAGAGAATAAAACTTATTGATGTTTGTGCTTAAACAATAGCGCCAAGGTAAAGAAACGTACATACGTTCGCAATCTTTTAGGTGCTTGTCGGCAAGTTCGAAAAGTAAGGGTGTAGTGGAACCTGGTTTTCGATTTCCAAATCTGAATTGTGCATTTGCTCCTTGACCCATCACACGTAATACCTCCAAAATCGTCATGTTGTtcctaaaagaaaaataatgtttttaaataattgtatttgtaGTAATTAActtaactaatttattttatatctgtaACAATGATTGATAGCTGATGTTTTATATCGTACCTAATGTATAAAAGAGCGGACGACAAAGTGGGAGAGAAGGGAGTGTATGACACTCGTATTGTTTTCGACTCCGAACGTCTCAAGTATAAAGGAATCGACCCCGGCGTCACCGAAACGTCCCATTGTTTTTCAAACTGTTCTCTTTCCTCTACATTTTCCTCTAACTTAAATTCCTCCGCAATTGCAGACCCGCAATCTACACACGCGAATTTAAATCTGAGAACAGATATAACATTAGACACTTTGTAAATTGATGGTCTTTATAGTcatagaaaagaataaaagttaCATACTTGGCTGGTAACGAATGATAGAGCCTCGTCCCTTGCGGATAATTCCAATCCATTACCAACTGTATAAACAAAGGACTGGCGCCAGGATTGTACACTTTAATTGATCTGTAAGACGTATTTCCAACCTGCGTTAATGGAAATACCACAACGACTTTATTCTTATTGTTACCGAAACCAGTCAATAGACTAGGCCAATACGGTTTAATGTTCAAGTAAAATTTGTGCCCGCGAACTTCGGTAGTGTCTAGACGCATTGTTATATTCTCCCATGAACGACCACCCGTTGAGTTAAGGAAACGCGTATATTTTGTGTTCAACAAATTCAAATCGGAGTCTCTTGTGTGCGATGGGAGAGCCAAAGTGTTTATCCACTGTTTACCAGCTATAATAAAAcgttatgttattaaattattgcaatatcataaaacaattgcattattttaatgCTTACCATTAGTGTCCAACGATAGACCTAAATAACAATGATGTTTACAGGTCATTGACTGTTCGATTCTAACCGATCCAACATAACTTTCGCCTTTCGTTATAACTGGCATCGATGCCTCCTCCaaaggaatatattttattctattatctttATAAACAGGTGCAAGTCGAGTCACCTGCATGGGTCTTACGAACGTCGAATACACCTTCACTTGTTGTACACAAATCGATCCCtatatagaaatacaattttacaatctattaaatctgttaattttaaaagatattttaatcacTCACGGGAAAACAATCAGTAAAAATAAGTTTCTTCAACGAAAGTCTTCCATATGCCACTCGCATGTAAACCGGTAAAATGAATCTTTCATAGGTGGTCCTTACAAACACATCGCCTACAATGGTATCTTCTTCGACCATTGGAGTTTTTACTTTAATCTTGAAGATCGCTAAGTAACCAGGCTTTATGTATTGCTGTAATTGTGAGGAATACTTTTCgataaatagttttttaaaatattgaattcagATTAAAATATGAGATCTTCGTACATTTCCAGTATGGCTGCACACAGTTATATTGCGAAGTTCTTTGTCCAGAAAATCAGCTGGACCCCTATGGCATCCCATAAGCTCCAATACTGCCCCAGGCATGTTCACACCCCATCCGTGCAGGTCTATATTAATGGGATTTTGGTTTTCTAGAGCAAAAATAGCTTCGCTTTCAGTCCCGCTGCTGACTGTACCAAAATTCATCGTGCCCTCATCAGTTTCCCTTTCttctggaataatttttcttacttttccATCATAACTGAGCAATGGAACTTCCGTCACGGATACATTCGAATGAATTAAAATGGACGATTCCATCTTCACATTGTCTGTTTTCCTATCTTTGGCAAGttgtaatgaaaaaatattaaccttTTGTTCTGGCTTTATCACtcttggaataaaattttttatctgaaaaatttatggaaaataaatgatctatgtaacaatttttctgaaagtAAGTGATTTTAGGTGTTTCAATAATGATTACCGTGAAAAGTGACTTCACATGCGTTGACATTGTGACATTGGTTATAGCTAAcggcaatttaaatttattgacgACGCTAAAATTTCGTGCCTGATTGGACTGAAGAGAGCAATAATGCGTAATTGATGCGTTTACTTCTAGACCACCCTGTAGAACTTGTGCTATCCATGGTATCGTTAATTTCTGATTAGAACCGCCAGGACCTATCGCTTTAATTACTAGTTTCCCTTTAAAATGTTGTAGCTCTAAACCAGTCTTCCCTGAAAGATAAGTATATATTCATAAACATTGTGCGAGAATAACTTGCAGTTTACCACATATGACATTAAACCACGTACAATCATAAATTAGTGCTCCAATCGCTATAGGAATGTCAGTGTCGCCTGGAATTATCGCTTGCTCAAAGTGAAGTTTCAACGCTTTGGACACCGGCGTGCTAATTATATTCtgcgataaaaatagtataccTGTTAGACtgataatataaacataaagaATGGTAAAAcgtgaagaaatatttaccataattttaattggtttCTTTGCAG
It encodes:
- the Tmem131 gene encoding transmembrane protein 131, whose product is MTELKVLYFLLLLTFFELTSQIRPSLHGHNNAFVQDDNDVQYLLDNIPMSVHKEFTNTVHGAGDAPSDEDKAQDALSHVYFQPHVLDFKERQLGIPHQETVILFNKDHNKTIHLLSISGNTRHFHSSFFRSKVIPPLGNTTFDVVFLGREEGDIDTHLFIHTTDGTVKYQVKGISVSSPYRLRPVVGVKLPLNATFTPLIYMHNPHAEALQVLEVYSSGGEFQLELPSGEAEGSRELWEIPPYQTKPIIRLHFNAYTEKNHTTYIRLKVNNTSEVLVVTVEVEVKSGSGLHWGGSSGVINLGMGGSLQPPIQYPIALKNSAKKPIKIMNIISTPVSKALKLHFEQAIIPGDTDIPIAIGALIYDWKTGLELQHFKGKLVIKAIGPGGSNQKLTIPWIAQVLQGGLEVNASITHYCSLQSNQARNFSVVNKFKLPLAITNVTMSTHVKSLFTIKNFIPRVIKPEQKVNIFSLQLAKDRKTDNVKMESSILIHSNVSVTEVPLLSYDGKVRKIIPEERETDEGTMNFGTVSSGTESEAIFALENQNPINIDLHGWGVNMPGAVLELMGCHRGPADFLDKELRNITVCSHTGNQYIKPGYLAIFKIKVKTPMVEEDTIVGDVFVRTTYERFILPVYMRVAYGRLSLKKLIFTDCFPGSICVQQVKVYSTFVRPMQVTRLAPVYKDNRIKYIPLEEASMPVITKGESYVGSVRIEQSMTCKHHCYLGLSLDTNAGKQWINTLALPSHTRDSDLNLLNTKYTRFLNSTGGRSWENITMRLDTTEVRGHKFYLNIKPYWPSLLTGFGNNKNKVVVVFPLTQVGNTSYRSIKVYNPGASPLFIQLVMDWNYPQGTRLYHSLPAKFKFACVDCGSAIAEEFKLEENVEEREQFEKQWDVSVTPGSIPLYLRRSESKTIRVSYTPFSPTLSSALLYIRNNMTILEVLRVMGQGANAQFRFGNRKPGSTTPLLFELADKHLKDCERERFKRNPVPNLTVKRSFMARNTGELPIEIYDFFINGLRCEGYGFKVLNCMPFSLNPNATKKIEIAFTPDFTLSRIERKLVISTSLGSDNDIENGMVTLNLLATLPPYSLEDCRAALTRPSWEYGVQWAAVSLSSILLICILAISFLEADRVLRGALANFSRESPVQPPFDLRLLSHIPVHSTPIVPLKEKLINEEKQKATKKEDTYPDWALMNVKKYKEKDNTQKGLKIPDWSADEERRFKLDTETRDLLLFKRCDELSLDNSSNVMNNIALGTKKRNNRKQNNVQEVQTDNCLSETVFPDIQVPQEKKYSMNTYMKSSPVTTRKGKTNQIIKEETKLVDHEVQVDTTGLLSNIRNSKLDSKRKQSSVGNSNNSHVSFKKFESNNSHRNVQLSEEETSSTTTESSVQDDPPPCKNFDQPCGKSEKLQRKPVTKKTKPQSITPVPCVDYRDNYEGDCDDDEYDKERHNNPNRWKTSTTRSTIKHHIHSSRTVESSCKLPRQNKNPPRKDKGSQKRRGMDKIHAKATSLNGSSSQREDSSRTLGAVSAPLPPPPSCWGENRARFSDVVARSPESISPFSSLNKLHKPQTTTHTLSTVFSNDTKDIDYTKQQSSQELMQSTNEYRMLSNTPPLCVPSIEEKPLNQDPLKIQNTLQHSNSYFMNAFTEPPFERELVPYDDLPETDEPLMELESPEEDTRCQLWEDSNPVYNLLSDNTSGYQLESSKSVEKQPSMLADTLRDNWMAVETNWEPLYTRAAVGEERSCVWGVNTGGVWAAGPWGAATPPMNSQLSSLPTEPDTQERSGFDPFRSLSTIWTPSSTESWKKKHED